CAAGATGTGaacaaaatatgtatttttatatacagGCATAATGACTTGGTTAAGTGGCATGCAAGTAATTTATTTACCTTGGCACGAGTGCAATAGGCCTGCCAGTTGAGTTCAGCATCGGGCAGGACATTCAAAGCCATGTTACAGATACCCGTGGCCATCTCCAGTTTACCAGACAGAAAAAACACGTTGGCTAGCCTGTTGAGTACGAATGCATCATCTCCAGCGAGATTAATGGCCTGTTGAAATGACCAGTAGAAAGTCACACAGTAGTTTTGTTGTGTGTCATATCAGTGTATGAGCTCAGTGTATTCATATCAAACATTTGACTATGCACTGATGTCCACAAACAACAAATTGTTACAGTCAATGTGACATGTGGATACAAAGGTGTTTGTTTGGCTTGACCaaagacatttaaaatatatgtctGGTCTGACATACAGTACCGATCCGTAACAGGTCAGAGGGTCCGATCCGGATAAACCACAGTCGTGAACTGACATTGGCACGGTGGAAAACTCCTCCATTCGCTCCAGCATCAGACCTATATAGCACCATCCCAGGGCTAGAGAAGGATAAATAAGTGGATATGGAGCAAATTGTATTGTCTTAATAATTGCATGGCATCTGAAGTACAtgaaataaatgcataaatgtttgcTATAGAGGCAAGAAGGCATATATGAATTAAAGAAGTTGCCAAGTGACGACATGAAACTGGAACGGCTGGTCTGCTTCACTCTTTATAATGTAATCTAGAAACACACAGTACTATCTTCATACAATAACAAACTGCTTTACTAAACCCCATAAATATGTCTAATGAATAAAACTCACCCTTTAGATGTGTGTTGTCAGACTTTAAAGTCTCTGTGAGAAGCTTGAGGGCCTTGTTGAAATAGGTCAGTCTTGTGGATTCAATGTCGTTTGAATCCCTTACAATAGCATCTAACCTAAAACACAAGCTAAGGTTTAGGGCCCTTATGAATTTAAAAGCTCGATGAAGTGTTAAAAGTATattggtagcactttattttacagtacgtgtacttaccttgcacatatattgtaaatatgttgtacttacagacaaatgtgtggtacttacatTTGCGTATCTACATGGTTATTAAGGGTATCATCACTGTACTTGCCAGTGGTGCATACTTGGTAGTAATTATGTAACTTTAGGCAAGTACTGGGTCATACCAGATaaatacttatagtgtaggtatacagtaactaacaagaaacactactgtacaatataagtatttagtacttaCAGCAAGTTAGGAttaatgacaggtacttatattgtactgtacgtactgtaaaataaactgCAACCAGTATATTAAACACATTACATTCCAAAAGTTTTGCAATGTACCTTATGTAAATTGTtgccattttgaaattccaACTTCTTTTTTCTTCTATCGGTGTCTGcggataaaaacaaaatataaaccaCAGTACCGACTTCTTCCTGTAAATAGGAATAGGCTGCTATATTCTTACCAATTCCCCTCCGTAATCAAGTGCACGATTGTATAACATCAACGCAGTTGTCAGCCTCTCTCGTAAAACTTCGTCTCCATCCAGCTCCACGTCATGAGGATGGGCGTACGCCTGCTCAGCCAAGCACCGTGCTGCCCGAAGCCTGCAGTCCATCTGGGTCTCCCCCATCTCTGGGCCCATAAGAGCAGCCACACGGTCCACACATTCGCCTTCCTCCAGCTCCCGACCCAAACTTTCATAAATGAAACCGAGGTTGGCCCAGGCGTTGAGATTTTCAGGATCCTCCTGGCAGATGCtacgaaaggtctcctcggctACCTCCAGTTCATTTATATGAAAAGCCAGCAGGCCCAGCATATTGCGCACAGCATACTGGAGTCGCCCTGTCTCAGCTTCGAGCTCAGCCCTGAGGCTCTCGCTCTTGAGCTGGGTGTCTCGGTGCCGAAGGGTAGCTGGTCCGTTGGGCTCACCGTTCAGATGTAGATCCAAATGAAAGTGCCCAGGGATGTAGGCCATTCCCTCAATTAGAGACTCAATGTCATCTTCTGTGCTGTCCTCCATGTTCACCTGCACACACGTACTGACAGTTCTTGACTAAGATAGAGGCTCTTTAGGATCTTATAGGTAAGACAGGAAATACAGGTTTATAGAAGAGAAGATAAGCAGGTAAGGAAAGTCATAGAGCGTGTGCCTTCTTGCTTCCTGTAACAGGTTTTCCCACCCATTGTAAACATTGTGGTTTTGGATTTagctatttaaaataaataggaAATAAGGGCGTTTGCCTAAGGAAGTGTGAAGAATGAGACTTGCTTATTTTAACTGACCCACCTTAATGTCATGTAGGGTTTGCTGTTTAGGTAAGAGCtgaatgaaacaaaaacatGATCTTCTCAAAAAATAacgtaattttaaatgtaaaatgtatgttGTTATGCCAAAGCTTTGTGATTATGTGTTCAAGTGGGAAATTGGTAAACACATACTA
This genomic interval from Misgurnus anguillicaudatus chromosome 8, ASM2758022v2, whole genome shotgun sequence contains the following:
- the ttc22 gene encoding tetratricopeptide repeat protein 22, which gives rise to MEDSTEDDIESLIEGMAYIPGHFHLDLHLNGEPNGPATLRHRDTQLKSESLRAELEAETGRLQYAVRNMLGLLAFHINELEVAEETFRSICQEDPENLNAWANLGFIYESLGRELEEGECVDRVAALMGPEMGETQMDCRLRAARCLAEQAYAHPHDVELDGDEVLRERLTTALMLYNRALDYGGELTPIEEKRSWNFKMATIYIRLDAIVRDSNDIESTRLTYFNKALKLLTETLKSDNTHLKALGWCYIGLMLERMEEFSTVPMSVHDCGLSGSDPLTCYGSAINLAGDDAFVLNRLANVFFLSGKLEMATGICNMALNVLPDAELNWQAYCTRAKLGVTIYAKDLEKAKCGQGGIPDRQILKEARADLERVLAVRPCLRTHLEMGQVFYYMGVDALQESLLVDEMAINHALISLSKALQCPLGSTISKLQLLRGRCLLVKGEEKNAIDCFRQALELESPSVRDTEVLRCLLQAILVSFTQSGTDTGDAISQLEECLKKAEKRYGSRIVQTELKALCRAHTDEVTELSKDLVRKGRLEVVKRLLQSIQPQEKKLILGRSISI